One region of Acomys russatus chromosome 8, mAcoRus1.1, whole genome shotgun sequence genomic DNA includes:
- the LOC127192947 gene encoding interferon-induced GTP-binding protein Mx2-like: MVLSTEESRHPASVTSTSDPLPNGEISPEERNQESLNNLSRQYEEKVRPCIDLIDSLRALGVEQDLALPAIAVIGDQSSGKSSVLEALSGVALPRGSGIVTRCPLVLKLKKLDEGKEWRGKVSYEDIEVELSDPSQVEAAINKGQNIIAGEGLGISDKLISLDISSPHVPDLTLIDLPGITRVAVGNQPADIGRQIKRLIKTYIQKQETINLVVVPSNVDIATTEALSMAQEVDPEGDRTIGILTKPDLVDRGTEDKVIDVVRNLVCHLKKGYMIVKCRGQQDIQEKLSLAEALQKEQAFFSEHPHFRILLEDGKATVPCLAERLTTELISHICKTLPLLENQIKKCYQSTTDELQKYGTDIPEDENGKTIFLIEKINAFNQDINAVVQGEENVAEGQCRLFNKLRKEFLLWSKDIQENFQQGYDTLYNEVYTFEKQYRGRELPGFVNYKTFENIIRKQIKDLEEPAIEMLHKVTEMVRVAFSSVSEDNFQEFFNLYRTTKSKLEDIRLEQEKEAEKTIRLHFQMEQIIYCQDQIYRGALQKIREEEAEEEKNAKHRNSHSSQSQDLQNSSMAEIFQHLNAYRQEAHNRISSHIPLIIQYFILKMFADQLQKSMLQLLQDKDSCSWLLKEHSDTSEKRKFLKERLARLSQARRRLAKFPG, from the exons GAGTCTCTGAACAACCTCAGCAGGCAGTACGAGGAGAAGGTGCGGCCCTGCATCGACCTCATCGACTCCCTGCGGGCCCTGGGAGTAGAGCAGGACCTGGCCCTGCCTGCCATAGCTGTCATCGGAGACCAGAGCTCAGGGAAGAGCTCTGTGCTGGAAGCACTGTCGGGAGTGGCCCTCCCCAGAGGCAGTG GTATTGTCACCAGATGCCCTCTGGTACTGAAACTGAAGAAACTGGATGAGGGAAAGGAGTGGCGAGGCAAGGTCAGCTATGAGGACATTGAAGTGGAGCTCTCTGATCCCTCACAGGTGGAAGCGGCCATCAACAAAG gTCAGAACATCATTGCTGGGGAAGGGCTGGGTATCAGTGATAAGCTCATTAGCCTGGATATCAGCTCCCCGCATGTTCCAGACCTGACTCTGATCGATCTGCCTGGGATTACCAGGGTGGCTGTAGGCAACCAGCCTGCAGACATAGGACGCCAG ATCAAGAGACTCATCAAGACTTACATCCAAAAACAGGAGACCATCAACCTTGTGGTGGTCCCCAGCAATGTGGACATTGCCACCACGGAGGCGCTGAGCATGGCTCAGGAGGTGGACCCTGAGGGGGACAGAACCATAG GGATCTTGACCAAGCCCGATCTGGTGGACAGAGGTACTGAAGACAAGGTCATTGATGTGGTGCGGAACCTGGTGTGCCACCTGAAGAAGGGCTACATGATAGTCAAGTGCAGGGGCCAGCAGGACATCCAGGAGAAGCTGAGCCTAGCTGAGGCCTTGCAGAAGGAGCAAGCCTTCTTCAGCGAACACCCGCACTTCAG AATTCTTCTGGAGGATGGGAAGGCCACAGTGCCATGCCTGGCAGAGAGACTGACCACGGAGCTCATCTCACACATCTGT AAAACTCTGCCTTTGTtagaaaaccaaataaagaagTGTTACCAGAGTACAACTGACGAGCTGCAGAAGTACGGCACAGACATACCAGAAGATGAGAATGGGAAGACCATCTTCCTGATAGAA AAAATCAACGCTTTCAACCAAGACATCAATGCTGTAGTACAAGGGGAAGAGAATGTGGCTGAGGGACAATGCCGCCTATTCAACAAACTGCGGAAAGAGTTCTTGTTGTGGAGTAAGGACATCCAAGAGAATTTCCAACAAG GTTATGATACTTTATACAATGAAGTCTACACATTTGAAAAGCAGTATCGTGGCCGAGAGCTGCCAGGGTTTGTGAACTACAAGACATTTGAGAACATTATAAGAAAGCAGATCAAAGACCTGGAGGAGCCAGCAATAGAGATGCTGCACAAGGTCACTG AAATGGTACGAGTTGCCTTTTCCAGTGTTTCTGAAGACAATTTCCAGGAGTTTTTTAACCTCTACAGAACTACCAAG TCCAAACTTGAAGATATCAGATTAGagcaagaaaaggaagcagagaagactATCCGACTGCACTTCCAGATGGAGCAGATCATCTACTGCCAGGACCAAATTTACAGGGGAGCCTTGCAGAAGatcagagaggaggaggctgaggaggagaagaatgCAAAGCACAGAAATTCCCATTCCTCTCAGTCCCAGGATTTGCAGAACTCATCCATGGCTGAGATCTTCCAGCATCTGAATGCCTACCGCCAG GAGGCTCATAACCGCATCTCCAGCCACATTCCCTTGATCATCCAGTACTTCATCCTGAAGATGTTTGCTGATCAGCTGCAGAAGAGCATGCTTCAGCTGCTGCAGGACAAGGATTCCTGCAGCTGGCTCCTCAAGGAACACAGTGACACCAGTGAGAAGAGGAAATTCCTGAAGGAGCgactggcaaggctgtcccaggCTCGCCGCAGGCTGGCCAAATTCCCTGGTTAA